The following coding sequences lie in one Rutidosis leptorrhynchoides isolate AG116_Rl617_1_P2 chromosome 6, CSIRO_AGI_Rlap_v1, whole genome shotgun sequence genomic window:
- the LOC139854409 gene encoding uncharacterized mitochondrial protein AtMg00810-like, producing MGFRDPNYHDHTCRLTKSLYGLKQAPRAWYEKFANYVFSLGFIHSHCDHSLFIYKKGKDVAYILLYVDDIIFVTSSDELRATVMNHLSNEVAMKDPGYLSDFLGISVQQTPNGLFLNQSRYAKEIVARADMSSSKSSNTPMDAKSKLSSHIGNPYSDPSLYRSLVGALQYLTFTRPDISYSVQQVCLHMHNPHDTHMAALKRIIRYVQGTIDYGIHMHKTNTTSLISYTDVDWAGCPDTRRSTFGYCVYLGDNLISWSSKQPPTISRSSTEAEYRGVANVVSESCWLRNLLLELHHPLHKATIVYCDNVSSIYLASNPIQHQ from the coding sequence ATGGGATTCCGGGACCCTAACTATCATGATCATACCTGTCGCTTAACTAAATCACTATACGGTCTCAAACAAGCGCCAAGGGCATGGTACGAAAAATTTGCAAACTACGTCTTCTCCCTCGGCTTCATACATAGCCATTGTGATCactctttatttatttataaaaagggAAAAGACGTTGCATATATATTACTTTACGTGGACGACATTATTTTTGTTACATCTTCAGACGAGCTACGTGCCACTGTTATGAACCATTTATCGAATGAAGTTGCCATGAAGGATCCCGGGTACTTAAGTGATTTTTTAGGTATCTCTGTACAACAAACACCAAATGGTTTATTCTTAAACCAATCTAGATATGCAAAAGAAATAGTTGCACGTGCAGACATGAGTTCTAGCAAGTCCTCCAACACTCCTATGGACGCAAAATCTAAGTTAAGTTCTCATATTGGTAATCCATATTCTGACCCGTCTCTTTATAGAAGTTTGGTGGGTGCTCTACAATATCTAACTTTTACAAGACCCGACATCTCGTACTCCGTTCAACAAGTGTGCCTACACATGCACAATCCCCATGACACTCATATGGCAGCACTTAAAAGGATAATTCGTTATGTTCAAGGGACAATTGATTATGGGATACACATGCATAAAACCAACACGACTTCACTAATATCCTATACGGATGTGGATTGGGCCGGTTGTCCCGACACTCGTAGATCAACATTCGGGTATTGTGTCTATCTTGGTGACAACTTAATCTCTTGGTCCTCTAAACAACCACCCACTATTTCCCGATCTAGTACCGAAGCCGAGTACCGGGGCGTCGCCAATGTGGTCTCGGAGTCGTGTTGGCTTCGCAATTTATTACTTGAACTTCATCACCCTCTACACAAAGCCACCATAGTTTATTGTGACAATGTGAGTAGTATCTATCTTGCAAGCAATCCTATACAACACCAATGA